Within Zootoca vivipara chromosome 17, rZooViv1.1, whole genome shotgun sequence, the genomic segment GCTAGGAGTCAAgcctaacaacaacaattttctttattgcagtagaaACTTaactggggtggagggaaaggacGAGCTTCTTTCATACTCTCAAGAGCAGGAGTTGGGGAAAGggtacatttagattttggcaggACCCAATCATAGTAAGGATCCAAATTGTACTAACAAGTAACCAATAGCAACAGTCACCACACCTGTTTGAAACTTCCTGGAgcaggaaaggtagttacagaacTTAACAGTGAGATTCATGTACACAAtctaaaccaatacataacacccagTTTAAACCAAGGGCGGGTGGGGAACCCGACAAGGGAAAAGCAGGAAGGGTCCCAGCAGAGGGCTGTTTAAATGGTCAGGGAGCAGACCCGTGGGAAGCCTTCCTGCCCCCTGGCCCAGCCCATGTCCAAGCCTACATCCCCATTCGCCAAACCAGAATGCAGGTCAGGATCCAGTTCCTGATAGGCAACATAGGTGGCTTACTCCCCTGCCGCCACTCAGGAAGGGGCACTGAAACCAGGATTCCCTCGCCGGGGGCCCCAGTGGAGCCTCTGCCATCCCGCAACGCTGCCACACTAGAAGGGTGAGCAAACTTACCTGATTAAACTTTGGATCCCaaacatgtttatttttttacaggGTAGGCAATGAGCTACAAGTAAAACAATAACAAACTAATGCTAACCAGCATCATTCAGAAGCTGAGAAGCATATCAAACAATAAACTGACCAAAAATGAGGCTTTCCCCTTGTTATATACTCAAGTATTGATAGCTGTGTCACACCTGATTAAAGCTTGGATGCCAAACAATTCGGTCATCATGAATGGTTAATTCTTTGCCCAGAGGAGCCTGTGGTTCCAGTCTTCCGACTTTGACTCGAACCAGTGATCCATTGGCGAACATCAACCAGTTTGTAACATCAAAGCCAGTAACTTGCTCACCATTTTCATCAAAGCGCACAGTGTCTCCAGCACTATTATTGATTGCTATATCCTTTAGAAATGGATGCACCTATATTGGAAGAAAATATAGACAAAGGGAACTAGGTATTGCAATTATTTAAGAGAGGGTCACAAAtgcctctcattctctctctctctctctctcataaaaaTCATGGTGACTTCATATGCCTTGATGTTGTTTTGGTTCCTTTGGtccaaaagagaaaagaaaagaaagccaaacacatttatttatttctaatggAATTGTATTCTGCAAAATGGAAGTGCATTGGGAACaaaattgaacacacacacacacacacacacacacacacacacacacatgctttgaGCTGTAGTTACCTGCCATGACTCTATATTCTGAAATGCCAGCCTGTCTCCTCCCTGCCGTCTGTGTTTAGAGTGGGATTTGTACAtggcattcaaagcatgtgccacaGCATAGACTGCATTGCAGACACTGTAGCTGTGGCctgtcattttcatttcaaataGAAGTCCAGGAATGCTTTCCAACTTCTCCTCACCAGTACAgctttcctccttctcttctttctgTCCTTTAGACATTTTTAATGAACAGCTGAAGGATTGTTCCCAGAAGTCCTCAATAAAACCATCTCTTTGGGCCCAGGAAGGTCTTATCATCTGAATGAAGTCGTGAAATCCTACCAGCTGGTTTGAGTGAACAGTGAAGGTCATGGAGCCATGAAAGGTTTGTATATCCAGCTGTTTCTGAAGAGATTGTGATGCAAAATCCCAGTGGGATGTAACAAGCCAGACTCTGCCTTGAATTGGCGATGAATAGTATGGTGCTGTCAATAGCATAATTCTCAAAATCATAAAGGAAGGAGGTTCTccataaataaatactacattgGCTTTTCTCCCGAAGGCAATGATAAAGCTCTTCAGACTTTCAAACCCCAGTTCTAGCAGCTCATCCACAAAACCCCATTTTGGGATTCTTACTATGAAGTCATAACAGACATAATTCTGGGAAAGCAACGGTACAATGGTCTGTAAAAACCTGTCCCCTTTGTCATCATCTACAGCCAAGAGCCCAATCCATGTCCATTTGAAATGCTGAAGTAACTGCACAAGTCCTTTGTGCTGGTGGGATTCACTGGGGACCATCTGGTACAAAAATGGGAAGAGCCTTTTGGTGCCTTGGACTGGCAGAAATGATCCATAAGTGAGCTGAAATAAAATCATCAGTGAATAAGATGTTATACCTTTGAACCACAGAGTTGCAGGGGAGCTGTGGGCCatctttcagaagcattgcaagaTTATTTTAATTGTAAGGTTGCAGAAaatccagcatagctgccaagttatcccttttttaagggattttcccttatgctgaataggcttcctcgcgagaaaagggaaaacttggcagctatgaaatccaGTTGGCTGATGTGTTCAACAtcctacttagaatcatagaattatagagtgcAGGTCCTACACTCTGggggagcagaaaacaagcttgttgaatcttccatgtggcagcttttgaatatatttgaagatggctatcatatctcccaaCAGTCCCCTTTTATCATGCCTaagcatacccaattccctcaaccattcctcataagcttttgtgttgttgttgctgcatcacactgttgactcatgttaagcttgtggtccagtAAGACCCCTACATCCTTCTCACATGTgctactagtaagccaggtgtctcccatctcaTATTTATGCagttggttcttcctgcctaaatgcagGACCTTACATTTAACCCTATTGaacttcattttgttagcttgggcccagttctccaatctattaaggtcattttgaaatctgattctatcttctgcagcattagctacccctcccagcttagtatcatctgcatatttgatgagcatcccctcaaagatgttgaacaagaacAGGTCCAGGACAGAACCTTGCAGTGTCACtcttccaggatgacaaggaaccattaatggGTTTGCCAGCtataaatccacctaacagttatctcatccagcccacattttacatAACTttgaaactttatttttatttgtcgAGGCCATTTGAAAACGTGCTCTTTttccattgctgctgtttttatattttgtaatatTATTTTTGTCATGATTGTTATTAGATTTTCATATTGTTAACTGCACTAGACTTTCAGTGGGAGGATTAACTGACTATAAAATcatgaaataaagaaagaaaaaatagatcAATCATTCTGAGACCTCTTTCGCAAGTATGACTTCTATCCTGTACACTGCTTTCCATAtatgtttgtgtgcgtgtgtttcaTCTAAATTCAGCACTTTGCCTTTTTCTGTGTTCAACCTCATGTTAGTAGATCCCAACATACCATTTCATGAAcatcattttgaattttattccTATCTTTTGAAATGCTAACAAACCTTTCGCTTTTTTGTTAGCTGCAGAAGGATATGAATTGCTTCCAACCTTACATCTGAGTCCTTCATAACAGGATTCAAAATTTCAGTTCAGACCCAGAAGACAGctttgggtggggagagggggctcCAGTTTAAACCTTCCACTTTGATGTTAAGCCATGAGTACTATTTTCTAATTAGGTGTGTACCCACTAGATATTCTATCACTTAGTCTACATTTAAACTATCTGCTGATGAAACAGATCAGGGGAAATTTTCAAAGCTTCGTTGAAATCCAGATTGTGTGTCGTCACCAGTGTGAAATCTCCATGCCTTCACGCACTCAGCTTACCTGTGGAGTCTTGTGAATGGCTGAAACAATGGCCATATTGGCAGAGACTTCAGAGATACATCCCCCAATGAGAGCTATCAGATTGTTCTGGGTATGACACTTAAAGTTGGGGACAAAGGTCTGTTGCACAGAAAGCAGGCTCAGGGTAGCCTTATAGGTCATCTTTGCCGTGTAGTAGCTATTAAGGATGCGAAACCCCAGAGAGATATTGGATAAGATGTTGGGATTCTCGTTGATTTCTTTGACAGCAAATGCTAAGGCCAGAACGTGCTGGTAGTTCTTTGGCAGTGAACTGGGAAAAAAGGCACATCCTGTTTTACTGAAGCAACataaacagcagcaataaaaatatatatagttgtATATTTCATCCTTAGTTACCTGGAAGCTTCCCAACTGAAGGTGTAGCTTAATACTATATAAGACTTATTGGACTACAAGAAGTGTGATACATGAAAGAAACATTTTTGGATCATTCCAGTTGCTGAATAAACTGTTGCCTGCTGTCAATGGAATTGCTCCTTTTGGCTTCAAGAACAAAATGAAACTAAATGAGGGTAAGTAGAAAACTATGCATAAgagacagggctggcccacccatgaggtatgTTGAGGCAGTCACACCAGGCAACAGATCCAGCCTCACCCAGGCCCACCTGCCTTTGGCTACCCTGCTGCCTTCACAATGAGGCTGGggctgcagaggaagagggggtggcagggggtgtgtggcattttctcttttgcctcaggtggcaaaacaacCTGGGCCAGCCCTGATAAGGTATCATGCAAAAATGTACCAGACCTTTGAAGAATGAACCCAAATGAGCAAATGGAATGTCTTGTTATTTTACTCAGTACATCCCTATTGAAAAGCTTTTATGGGTAAAAAGACATTCTGGAGAAGTCCTAAATTGCACAGGACTCATGGATTTTAATGGGCTTTGTTGAAGGAAAGCTTAGTAGTTGTTTGTGTCCACATTGTAATGGAGAAGGTAATATGAGCATTATGAATCCAAAACActtgtttaaaaggtaaagggacccctgaccattaggtccagtcgtgaccaactctggggttgcggcgctcatatcacgttattgaccgagggagccgccatacagcttccaggtcatgtggccggcatgacaaagccgcttctggcgaaccagagcagcacacggaaacgctgtttaccttcccactgtagcggtacttatttatctacttgcactttgacatgcttttgaactgctaggttggcaggagcagggactgagcaacaggagctcaccctgtcacagggattcaaactgccgaccttctgatcagcaagccctaggctctgtggtttaacccacagcaccacctgcgtcccactccAAAAAAGGAAGTAAAGAATAGGATTTCTTGGGGATGTGTCCTTAGTAATTAGGGTCTGTACTTACTTTAGAATGATAGAGGGAGATAGAACAATGACTTACACAGGTTCATCAATCAAGGTCTCTGTAGGTGGTTTTGTGAAAGTGAGTTTATCAGACATGATGACAACTTGAGAAACAATCTCACCGATGACAAGGTCTCCTGGTTGGTAATATTCATGAGGAACAGGAAGGGGATCATATATGCTGCAATTAATGGAATGTGTCTTGCATACAGAATGACACAGCAGTATGAGAATCAACATCAGCACAAGTATGATCCCATTGACAAAACTTCGTTTTCCCACGCAGATTTCCATGTTTCAAACTACAGCACTATTTCTGGCTATCAGTTTTTCTTTTGCCTCTATTGATTGGAGATACTACACTGATTTACATATTAACTGTAAGCGTCTCTCACCAGCACACTTTCTTGTTCACCTCAATTAATCTCAAAGGGTGAGGGAgaactatatatttttattcttaacAGCTTCACTCAAAGCTGTTCAGCCACATGTATTAATTTTGGCTTtgtctgcagggggggggagtataaccTTGGGAAATTGCTAACAATTCATGCAAACACACATAAGACACATAAGGGCACAGGAGAGTCCGTGTGCGTGTGAAGAGTTTTCAAAACAAGAATCTTTGGCATAGAATATGAACTGGGCAAGTAGAAAAATTGGAATGAGGGATACTCATTATTGAGATAAAAATAATGGCAGAATCAACTGCACGACGGAGAAAAATTCACACCAAATAATGCCTGTGATGTCTGTGCCTAAATAATGTTCTCAACATCATGaagattttatatattttataatttGTTGATAATTCATGGCATTAACAGGCTTTAGGTGTCTGTTGTATAAGAGAATGGAAACCAGTAATTTAAATAATGATAGGGGTTGTAATTTTTTTCTAGTGTGTTTTTGGCTTTTGAAGATGCATCACACAggagtcaacacacacacacataatgccTACAATTCTGAGAGATAATAAAATAGCTACCGGTAGTGGCATATATCCCAGAAAGTCCAGGTTACCTCTGCCAAGAAGCAAAATTATGTTCACCCACAAATCATAACAGAATTGTTAAGAGATCCCTATTCTCATGCCAGAGCTAAGATTCCCAAATTGGTTTAGCAATCCATTTCTCTTTATGGGTAACTCTGGGAATTGCGGGTCTCAAGTGACAGGCAAGTGGAGTGTAGATTTTTCCTCTATGTTTTACAAAGAGCAACTTTATCCAGTAGGGCTCAAGAAGGTTAGAGCAAAGGATAGCCATTTCCAAAAGCAAAACCCTGTGTTGTCattcccaccctgtggaatgccctcccatcagatgtcaaggaaataaacaactatctgacatttagaagacatctgaaggcagccctggttagggaaggtttcaatgtctgatgttttattgtatttttcatattttgttggaagccaccccagagtggctggggaaacccacccaggtgggcagggtataaataatttattattattattattattattattattattaatttagctTCATTGAAACTGCAGTAtaacttcctggctaggaaagccacacTGAAGATTATAAAAACCGCAAACCCTTGTTGCCCAAGATGACATTAATTAATCCATCAGGTTGAGTTGTGAACTTCTGAATGAGTTTTTTAACTTAGTAGCAGATACAATTaccaaacaaattaaataaaaggaaagagtCAAATAAATGACCAGTTGATTCAAATGGGACTTTTGGTTTACTTTTTCAAGACACAACACTTTCTTAGATACTCCCAACAAAGATGCTTAGTGCATACATACATTCTTTATTATGGCTCAAAGACCTGCAAAAACAGTTTCAAAagtgggcagctttcaacaaattaaaacacaaaatgacatcaaaccttaaaagcttccccTGAACAGGGCTTCCCTTTAGCATACTTTATTTGGGCAATTTGTTTCCATTCATATGTTGTCAATGATGTTTTCTAGAAATCATACTCAGTTTTTTATCAACATTAAACATCTGGATgaatggcaggatataaaatCTCTTATACCACACAAGTCACTTGTGAGGAAGACAAAAGAACTAATTCATCATCATAAATCAAGAGTGAAACTGGTCTATCCCTCAGATATACTGGTCTACAAATGTACAATATGAGGTGATGATAATATTGTTTACATGCACATTAAATAATGGagcctgaaaacatttttgtcacCCACACCCCAAAGCTGGAGTACTTCTTGACCATTCTAAAGACTGTGCTACGTGAACTTTTACTGAAGTCTTTTTGCATCTTCATAATTAATCATAATTAATCACAGCCATCCACCTTCTACACCTGTTAGCTATAATTTCTCCCATATACATTCTCCACTAACC encodes:
- the LOC118077986 gene encoding vomeronasal type-2 receptor 26-like, yielding MEICVGKRSFVNGIILVLMLILILLCHSVCKTHSINCSIYDPLPVPHEYYQPGDLVIGEIVSQVVIMSDKLTFTKPPTETLIDEPVSLPKNYQHVLALAFAVKEINENPNILSNISLGFRILNSYYTAKMTYKATLSLLSVQQTFVPNFKCHTQNNLIALIGGCISEVSANMAIVSAIHKTPQLTYGSFLPVQGTKRLFPFLYQMVPSESHQHKGLVQLLQHFKWTWIGLLAVDDDKGDRFLQTIVPLLSQNYVCYDFIVRIPKWGFVDELLELGFESLKSFIIAFGRKANVVFIYGEPPSFMILRIMLLTAPYYSSPIQGRVWLVTSHWDFASQSLQKQLDIQTFHGSMTFTVHSNQLVGFHDFIQMIRPSWAQRDGFIEDFWEQSFSCSLKMSKGQKEEKEESCTGEEKLESIPGLLFEMKMTGHSYSVCNAVYAVAHALNAMYKSHSKHRRQGGDRLAFQNIESWQVHPFLKDIAINNSAGDTVRFDENGEQVTGFDVTNWLMFANGSLVRVKVGRLEPQAPLGKELTIHDDRIVWHPSFNQVLPVSLCNDYCHPGYSKKKKEGEKFCCYDCVLCPEGTVSLQKDMDACTKCPEDQYPSKDHSQCIPKVLCFLSYTENLGIILVTLAIFFSFITMLVLRSFMKHRDTPIAKANNQTLTYSLLISLLLCFLSTLLFIGQPGEETCLLRQMVFGIVFSVALSCVLAKTVTVVLAFMATKPGSGMRKWVGKRLAKSIVLICTFIQAGICILWLSTSPPFPGSDMHSLNGEIILECNEGSATMFYCVLGYMGSLAVISFIVAFSARKLPDSFNEAKFITFSMLVFCSVWLSFVPTYMSTKGKYMVAVEIFSILCSSAGLLGCIFFPKCYIILFRPDLNSREQIMARKSERM